A section of the bacterium genome encodes:
- a CDS encoding permease-like cell division protein FtsX → MGNLGYYIREGFSGLRRGGSGSAGAVLTVVLSILVLGVVLLIVRNLQLLVEEARAEVEVEAYIAGNPTTTELSYIETAITGLPGVEAVRYVSKAEALEELRIMLGEDQYLLSEIEENPLPASFRLTMTPDYRTDERLAQTAEQLELVPGVTRVSYGREWVESLSEIVRIAGLGGLVIGGVLALASVLVVGNAVALSVYMRRDEITILKVVGATHGFIRRPFVVEGFLVGILGGAIGVLLVYVLYATVGRLVGASVFLPWEWWLGLVGLGALVGVIGSFFAAAGHVHRAK, encoded by the coding sequence ATGGGTAACTTAGGCTACTACATCCGCGAGGGGTTCTCCGGCCTGCGGCGCGGCGGGTCCGGCAGCGCCGGCGCGGTGCTCACCGTCGTCCTCTCCATCCTGGTCCTGGGCGTCGTGCTCCTGATCGTGCGCAACCTCCAACTCCTGGTGGAAGAGGCCCGCGCCGAGGTCGAGGTCGAGGCGTACATCGCCGGCAACCCCACAACGACCGAGCTCTCCTACATCGAGACCGCCATTACCGGCCTTCCCGGCGTCGAGGCGGTCCGCTACGTGTCCAAGGCCGAGGCCCTCGAGGAGCTTCGCATCATGCTCGGCGAGGACCAATACCTCCTCTCCGAGATTGAGGAAAACCCCCTTCCGGCCTCGTTCCGCCTCACGATGACCCCGGATTACCGCACCGACGAGCGTCTGGCCCAGACCGCCGAGCAGCTCGAGCTCGTCCCGGGCGTGACCCGCGTCTCCTACGGGCGGGAGTGGGTGGAGTCGTTGTCGGAGATCGTCCGCATCGCCGGGCTGGGGGGGCTGGTCATCGGCGGGGTGCTGGCGCTGGCCTCGGTCCTGGTGGTGGGTAACGCCGTGGCGCTTTCCGTTTACATGCGGCGGGATGAGATAACGATTCTCAAGGTCGTCGGCGCAACGCACGGCTTCATCCGGCGACCCTTCGTCGTCGAGGGCTTTCTGGTGGGAATCCTGGGAGGGGCAATCGGGGTGCTGCTCGTTTACGTCCTCTACGCCACGGTGGGCCGGCTCGTCGGGGCGAGCGTATTCCTGCCCTGGGAGTGGTGGCTGGGGCTGGTGGGCCTGGGTGCGCTCGTCGGCGTCATCGGGAGCTTCTTCGCCGCCGCAGGCCACGTCCACCGCGCGAAGTGA
- a CDS encoding AAA family ATPase, with translation ARAISGDPELLLADEPTGNLDPDLSQKIMDLLRKIASRGTTVIVATHNYEMVKRIEARAIHIEAGRVLVQ, from the coding sequence GCCCGCGCCATCTCCGGCGACCCCGAGCTTCTGCTGGCCGACGAGCCGACGGGCAACCTGGATCCCGACCTCTCGCAGAAAATCATGGACCTGCTGCGCAAAATCGCCTCGCGCGGGACCACGGTCATCGTGGCCACCCACAACTACGAGATGGTCAAGCGCATCGAGGCGCGCGCCATACATATCGAGGCCGGCCGGGTGCTGGTGCAGTAG
- a CDS encoding CsgG/HfaB family protein: protein MKRLALLILLAISVSIAEAPVVAFLDLEAINCDTGIVRAISETFRTEVVSSYSFAMVERAQIGKVMEELAFQQSGIVDANTAVELGRIVGADYVGIGSVNQISGSYSIAVRLVSVETSLVVGAAVEMARSVNDLWDACSTIVKNIVEIELPERDIYVSKSETALMATTSDEYMVLGVNMVIIDDFSFLPSEITIEVGTKLWFVNNSYFENTATFDFFSSPILNAAYSDVPRIKTTIDWETGSYSSPPYNPSDFQGRTWSHVFNEAGDYYYYSAVADDMAGEVHVK, encoded by the coding sequence ATGAAAAGGCTTGCTTTGCTCATCTTGCTGGCGATATCAGTTTCCATTGCAGAGGCACCTGTTGTGGCTTTTCTAGACCTCGAAGCGATTAACTGCGATACTGGTATAGTCAGAGCTATTTCAGAGACGTTTCGTACAGAGGTGGTATCCTCTTATAGTTTTGCTATGGTTGAACGGGCTCAAATTGGAAAGGTTATGGAGGAGCTGGCTTTCCAACAATCGGGTATTGTCGACGCTAATACAGCCGTTGAGTTAGGTAGAATCGTAGGGGCAGATTACGTTGGCATAGGCAGCGTTAATCAGATTTCAGGCAGTTATTCCATAGCGGTTCGGTTGGTAAGCGTTGAAACATCTCTTGTCGTGGGCGCCGCGGTAGAAATGGCTAGAAGCGTCAATGACTTATGGGATGCATGCAGCACGATAGTCAAAAATATCGTCGAAATTGAACTGCCGGAAAGGGATATTTACGTTTCAAAAAGCGAAACGGCCCTCATGGCTACGACATCTGATGAATATATGGTGTTGGGTGTCAATATGGTGATAATAGATGATTTCTCCTTTCTTCCGTCTGAAATTACAATTGAAGTAGGTACAAAATTGTGGTTTGTAAATAATAGTTATTTTGAAAATACCGCTACATTTGATTTCTTCTCTTCTCCCATACTAAATGCTGCATATTCAGATGTTCCTAGGATAAAGACGACGATTGATTGGGAAACCGGGTCTTACTCATCTCCTCCATATAATCCTTCAGATTTTCAGGGCCGTACATGGTCTCATGTATTTAATGAAGCTGGGGATTACTATTATTATTCGGCTGTTGCTGATGATATGGCTGGCGAAGTTCATGTTAAATGA
- a CDS encoding nucleotidyltransferase family protein has protein sequence MFYIKPYIEKLEEFCRRWRITEVALFGSALRDDFGPDSDIDLLARFEPEVHWTILDHVQMEDELAEIFGRKVDLWNRMAVEESENPYRKKEILNTARVIFTA, from the coding sequence ATGTTCTACATCAAACCCTACATCGAAAAGCTCGAGGAGTTCTGCCGCCGGTGGCGGATTACCGAGGTGGCGCTTTTCGGCTCGGCGCTGCGCGACGACTTCGGCCCGGATTCCGATATCGACCTTCTGGCCCGCTTCGAGCCCGAGGTTCACTGGACCATCCTGGACCACGTCCAGATGGAGGACGAGCTGGCGGAAATTTTCGGGCGGAAGGTGGACCTGTGGAACCGGATGGCCGTGGAGGAGAGCGAAAATCCATACAGAAAAAAAGAGATACTGAATACGGCTCGGGTGATATTTACCGCCTGA